A region from the Xiphias gladius isolate SHS-SW01 ecotype Sanya breed wild chromosome 20, ASM1685928v1, whole genome shotgun sequence genome encodes:
- the car15 gene encoding carbonic anhydrase 15, giving the protein MIWTAAVLMIVVSYADSDNYCYNEPHCDPYAWGDTFPSCHPLLEEHHSPINLDHQMTRNDSLGSLHLEGFDAIQTGHWTLKNDGHTVVLQVGSGMSVSGGGLPDVYHTIQLHFHWGGPATNGSEHTVDRRRYPMEMHIVNMKSIHPNLTAALDDPTGLAVLGFFIDVVYADNMYFGHISQKLSSVAYKGQTTKIKPFPLVSLLPKHNMSQYYRYYGSLTTPPCSQVVVWTLYQVPIYISWSQLAQFTSQIFSTEEDAEQVRPLQKNFRHVHPSFSRIVSASKDARLLTGTASCPLSRRGF; this is encoded by the exons ATGATTTGGACTGCTGCTGTCCTGATGATTGTTGTTTCATACGCTGATTCGG ACAACTACTGTTACAATGAGCCACATTGTG ATCCTTATGCATGGGGAGACACGTTCCCGTCATGCCACCCCTTACTTGAAGAGCACCACTCTCCCATCAACCTGGACCACCAGATGACCAGAAATGACTCTCTGGGGTCTTTGCATCTGGAGGGCTTCGATGCGATCCAAACAGGCCACTGGACGCTTAAGAACGACGGACACACCG TTGTGCTGCAGGTTGGCAGCGGCATGTCAGTGAGCGGTGGAGGTCTTCCAGATGTGTACCACACCATCCAGCTGCACTTCCACTGGGGAGGCCCGGCCACCAACGGCTCGGAGCACACCGTGGACAGACGCAGATATCCAATGGAG ATGCACATAGTCAACATGAAGTCCATCCATCCAAATCTGACAGCAGCCTTGGATGATCCAACAGGACTTGCTGTTCTCGGATTCTTCATTGAT GTTGTTTACGCAGACAACATGTACTTTGGACACATATCGCAAAAACTGTCCTCCGTGGCTTACAAAG GCCAAACGACTAAAATCAAGCCATTCCCGCTGGTGAGCCTTCTGCCGAAGCACAACATGAGTCAGTATTACCGCTACTATGGCAGCCTCACCACCCCTCCTTGTTCTCAAGTGGTTGTATGGACTCTGTACCAAGTCCCCATCTACATCTCATGGTCTCAA TTGGCTCAGTTTACTTCGCAGATCTTCTCCACAGAGGAGGACGCAGAGCAGGTGAGGCCTCTGCAGAAAAACTTCAGGCACGTCCACCCCAGCTTCAGTCGCATCGTCTCCGCATCCAAGGATGCCAGACTGCTCACTGGGACGGCCAGCTGTCCCCTCAG tcGGAGAGGTTTCTGA
- the dgcr2 gene encoding integral membrane protein DGCR2/IDD isoform X1 — MLPKADSSSFVLFSLLFVLTLTDPPRTGPRLALARLLSEQRCSPGQFACRSGKMQCIPMSWQCDGWTACEDKSDEMDCPPIKEERFRFGNGYDQVEDVIGVAQPVRFNKKCPSGWHHYEKTASCYKVYLRNENYWQAVDTCQKVNGSLATFVTNEELQFILKIEVDFDDKVCERRDQCKFWVGYQYVITNQNHSLEGRWEVAYKGSMQVFLPPEGLTNFGEASSTQDNVFCAQLQRFQIKSMNERGLHSWHAENCYKKFPFLCKRRQTCVDIKDNVVNEGYYFTPKGDDPCLSCTCHDGEPEMCVAALCERPQGCQHFRKDPKECCKFTCLDPDGNSLFDSMASGMRLIVSCISSFLILSLLLFMVHRLRQRRRERIETLIGGNLHHFNLGRRVPGFDYGPDAFGTGLTPLHLSDDGEGGAFHFQEPPPPYAAYKYPDIQHPDDPPPPYEASINPDSLLYVDLGHSGVSMVPSQINAMGDGLQADIPNPSGPVPGSAPSCQEREDSIDSSTLLVGPDTPTDGHAPAPMPADCTSLSTVV; from the exons GTCCGCGGCTAGCTCTGGCAAGATTATTGTCAG AGCAGCGCTGCAGCCCTGGGCAGTTTGCCTGCCGCAGTGGGAAGATGCAGTGTATCCCAATGTCCTGGCAGTGTGACGGCTGGACAGCATGTGAGGACAAGAGTGACGAGATGGACTGTCCCC CTATAAAAGAGGAGAGGTTTCGTTTTGGCAATGGATATGACCAGGTAGAAGACGTCATTGGTGTGGCTCAGCCTGTGCGCTTCAACA AGAAGTGCCCCAGCGGGTGGCACCACTACGAGAAGACGGCCAGCTGTTACAAAGTGTACCTGAGGAACGAGAACTACTGGCAGGCTGTGGATACTTGTCAGAAAGTCAACGGCTCATTGGCTACGTTTGTGACCAACGAGGAGCTGCAGTTCATACTGAAGATCGAGGTGGACTTCGACGATAAAGTCTGTGAGCGCAGAGACCAGTGCAA gttttggGTGGGCTACCAGTATGTGATCACCAATCAGAACCACTCTCTGGAGGGCCGCTGGGAGGTAGCATACAAAG GGTCAATGCAGGTGTTTCTACCACCTGAGGGTCTGACCAATTTTGGAGAGGCATCCTCCACCCAGGACAACGTCTTCTGTGCCCAGCTGCAGCGCTTTCAGATCAAAAGCATGAACGAACGGGGCCTGCACAGTTGGCACGCTGAGAACTGCTACAAGAAGTTCCCCTTCCTCTGCAAGAGGA GGCAAACTTGTGTGGATATAAAAGACAATGTTGTAAACGAGGGCTACTACTTCACCCCTAAGGGGGACGACCCGTGTCTGAGCTGCACGTGTCATGACGGCGAGCCCGAGATGTGTGTGGCCGCGCTGTGCGAGCGGCCGCAGGGCTGCCAGCACTTCCGCAAGGATCCAAAAGAGTGCTGCAAGTTCACCTGTCTGGACCCAG ATGGAAACAGTCTGTTTGACTCGATGGCCAGTGGGATGAGACTGATCGTCAGCTGTATCTCATCCTTTCTCATCCTCTCCCTGCTGCTCTTCATGGTGCACAGACTCCGTCAGCGGAGACGTGAACGCATTGAAACGCTGATCGGAGGAAACT TGCACCACTTTAACCTCGGTCGGCGAGTCCCAGGCTTTGACTACGGCCCGGATGCCTTTGGCACCGGCCTCACTCCTCTGCATCTGTCTGACGACGGAGAGGGAGGTGCTTTTCATTTCCAAGAGCCGCCTCCGCCGTACGCAGCCTACAAATACCCAGACATCCAGCACCCTGATGACCCCCCTCCTCCGTATGAGGCCTCCATCAACCCAGACAGCCTCCTTTATGTGGACCTCG GACACAGCGGGGTTTCCATGGTTCCGAGCCAGATAAACGCCATGGGAGACGGGCTCCAGGCCGATATTCCCAACCCTTCTGGTCCCGTGCCAGGCTCGGCGCCATCCTGTCAGGAGAGGGAGGACTCCATAGATAGCAGCACCCTCCTTGTGGGGCCCGACACTCCGACAGATGGCCATGCCCCCGCTCCGATGCCTGCAGACTGCACCTCCCTCAGCACCGTGGTATAG
- the dgcr2 gene encoding integral membrane protein DGCR2/IDD isoform X2, with product MLPKADSSSFVLFSLLFVLTLTDPPRTEQRCSPGQFACRSGKMQCIPMSWQCDGWTACEDKSDEMDCPPIKEERFRFGNGYDQVEDVIGVAQPVRFNKKCPSGWHHYEKTASCYKVYLRNENYWQAVDTCQKVNGSLATFVTNEELQFILKIEVDFDDKVCERRDQCKFWVGYQYVITNQNHSLEGRWEVAYKGSMQVFLPPEGLTNFGEASSTQDNVFCAQLQRFQIKSMNERGLHSWHAENCYKKFPFLCKRRQTCVDIKDNVVNEGYYFTPKGDDPCLSCTCHDGEPEMCVAALCERPQGCQHFRKDPKECCKFTCLDPDGNSLFDSMASGMRLIVSCISSFLILSLLLFMVHRLRQRRRERIETLIGGNLHHFNLGRRVPGFDYGPDAFGTGLTPLHLSDDGEGGAFHFQEPPPPYAAYKYPDIQHPDDPPPPYEASINPDSLLYVDLGHSGVSMVPSQINAMGDGLQADIPNPSGPVPGSAPSCQEREDSIDSSTLLVGPDTPTDGHAPAPMPADCTSLSTVV from the exons AGCAGCGCTGCAGCCCTGGGCAGTTTGCCTGCCGCAGTGGGAAGATGCAGTGTATCCCAATGTCCTGGCAGTGTGACGGCTGGACAGCATGTGAGGACAAGAGTGACGAGATGGACTGTCCCC CTATAAAAGAGGAGAGGTTTCGTTTTGGCAATGGATATGACCAGGTAGAAGACGTCATTGGTGTGGCTCAGCCTGTGCGCTTCAACA AGAAGTGCCCCAGCGGGTGGCACCACTACGAGAAGACGGCCAGCTGTTACAAAGTGTACCTGAGGAACGAGAACTACTGGCAGGCTGTGGATACTTGTCAGAAAGTCAACGGCTCATTGGCTACGTTTGTGACCAACGAGGAGCTGCAGTTCATACTGAAGATCGAGGTGGACTTCGACGATAAAGTCTGTGAGCGCAGAGACCAGTGCAA gttttggGTGGGCTACCAGTATGTGATCACCAATCAGAACCACTCTCTGGAGGGCCGCTGGGAGGTAGCATACAAAG GGTCAATGCAGGTGTTTCTACCACCTGAGGGTCTGACCAATTTTGGAGAGGCATCCTCCACCCAGGACAACGTCTTCTGTGCCCAGCTGCAGCGCTTTCAGATCAAAAGCATGAACGAACGGGGCCTGCACAGTTGGCACGCTGAGAACTGCTACAAGAAGTTCCCCTTCCTCTGCAAGAGGA GGCAAACTTGTGTGGATATAAAAGACAATGTTGTAAACGAGGGCTACTACTTCACCCCTAAGGGGGACGACCCGTGTCTGAGCTGCACGTGTCATGACGGCGAGCCCGAGATGTGTGTGGCCGCGCTGTGCGAGCGGCCGCAGGGCTGCCAGCACTTCCGCAAGGATCCAAAAGAGTGCTGCAAGTTCACCTGTCTGGACCCAG ATGGAAACAGTCTGTTTGACTCGATGGCCAGTGGGATGAGACTGATCGTCAGCTGTATCTCATCCTTTCTCATCCTCTCCCTGCTGCTCTTCATGGTGCACAGACTCCGTCAGCGGAGACGTGAACGCATTGAAACGCTGATCGGAGGAAACT TGCACCACTTTAACCTCGGTCGGCGAGTCCCAGGCTTTGACTACGGCCCGGATGCCTTTGGCACCGGCCTCACTCCTCTGCATCTGTCTGACGACGGAGAGGGAGGTGCTTTTCATTTCCAAGAGCCGCCTCCGCCGTACGCAGCCTACAAATACCCAGACATCCAGCACCCTGATGACCCCCCTCCTCCGTATGAGGCCTCCATCAACCCAGACAGCCTCCTTTATGTGGACCTCG GACACAGCGGGGTTTCCATGGTTCCGAGCCAGATAAACGCCATGGGAGACGGGCTCCAGGCCGATATTCCCAACCCTTCTGGTCCCGTGCCAGGCTCGGCGCCATCCTGTCAGGAGAGGGAGGACTCCATAGATAGCAGCACCCTCCTTGTGGGGCCCGACACTCCGACAGATGGCCATGCCCCCGCTCCGATGCCTGCAGACTGCACCTCCCTCAGCACCGTGGTATAG